A genomic region of Eucalyptus grandis isolate ANBG69807.140 chromosome 5, ASM1654582v1, whole genome shotgun sequence contains the following coding sequences:
- the LOC104429694 gene encoding LOW QUALITY PROTEIN: L-type lectin-domain containing receptor kinase IV.1 (The sequence of the model RefSeq protein was modified relative to this genomic sequence to represent the inferred CDS: inserted 1 base in 1 codon), with translation MFFKILAVLSLLPVFAYAQETNFVYNGFRSANLSLDGIAAVTSNGLLKLTNATKQQKGHAFHPDPVQFKNSPNGSVYSFSTAFVFAIQPQYATLSGHGIVFVIAPQRGFPGSLASQYLGMFNETDNGNSTNHVFGVELDTNQNPEFKDINDNHVGIDLNGLTSAYSTQAGYYADGGEFKNLTLISGKEMQVWVDYDGTVKRINVTLAPINVQKPQTPLLSLRQDLSSIINQSMYVGFSSSIGSFPTSHYILGWSFRVNGEVQALALSQLPKLPRIGKKETSKVLTIGLPLMVLFVVSMLILSVVYVIRRKRRFAEVLEEWERDYGPHRFKFKDLYIATKGFREQELLGTGGFGRVYRGILPASKIEIAVKRVSHESRQGMREFIAEIVSIGRLRHRNIVSLLGYCRRKXELLLVYDYMPNGSLDKYLHNQPKVTLNWRQRFRVIKGVASGLLYLHEGWEQVVIHRDIKASNILLDAELNGRIGDFGLARLYDHGTDPQTTHVVGTLGYLAPEHTETGKATRNTDVYAFGAFLLEVACGRRPIELRDPEEVILVDWVFSCWDRGAILEARDPRLGAEFVEEEMELVLKLGLICSHSDPLMRPSMRQLLQYLEGDLPMPDLLSMGLSSGGLMFAHREGFDHLAMSYPSSMSKASTHLSSVAESHLSGGR, from the exons ATGTTCTTCAAGATTCTGGCCGTGCTCTCTCTGCTACCAGTTTTTGCTTACGCTCAAGAGACCAATTTTGTTTACAATGGTTTCCGATCGGCCAATCTGAGCCTTGATGGGATCGCCGCGGTCACCTCCAATGGCCTCCTGAAGCTGACCAATGCCACCAAACAGCAGAAGGGCCACGCCTTCCATCCCGACCCTGTCCAGTTCAAGAACTCGCCAAATGGCTCCGTCTACTCCTTCTCCACCGCTTTCGTCTTCGCAATTCAACCTCAGTATGCCACTCTAAGCGGCCATGGGATCGTCTTTGTGATCGCGCCCCAGAGAGGCTTCCCTGGGTCCTTGGCGAGCCAATACCTTGGCATGTTCAACGAAACTGACAACGGCAACTCCACCAATCATGTGTTTGGGGTGGAACTCGACACGAACCAGAACCCAGAGTTTAAAGACATCAATGATAATCATGTCGGAATCGACTTGAATGGGTTGACATCAGCATACTCAACTCAGGCGGGGTATTATGCAGATGGTGGTGAGTTCAAGAACTTGACTCTAATCAGTGGTAAAGAAATGCAAGTTTGGGTGGACTACGATGGAACTGTAAAGCGGATCAATGTCACATTGGCTCCAATCAATGTGCAAAAACCGCAGACTCCCCTTTTGTCTCTTAGGCAGGATCTCTCGTCAATCATCAACCAGAGCATGTATGTCGGCTTCTCATCATCGATCGGTTCGTTCCCAACTTCTCACTATATTCTGGGTTGGAGCTTCAGGGTAAATGGAGAGGTTCAAGCACTTGCCCTGTCCCAACTTCCTAAGCTTCCTCGGATCGGTAAGAAGGAGACGTCGAAAGTACTGACTATAGGGCTCCCGCTGATGGTTCTTTTCGTTGTATCGATGCTGATCCTGAGCGTGGTTTACGtgataagaaggaaaaggagattCGCTGAGGTCCTTGAAGAGTGGGAGAGGGACTATGGCCCGCACCGGTTCAAGTTCAAAGACCTTTATATTGCGACAAAAGGATTCCGGGAGCAAGAGCTATTAGGGACAGGAGGGTTTGGTCGGGTCTATAGAGGAATCTTACCCGCATCAAAGATAGAGATTGCGGTGAAGAGGGTCTCACACGAGTCGAGACAAGGCATGAGAGAGTTCATAGCAGAGATCGTCAGCATTGGCCGGCTCCGTCACCGCAACATAGTTTCGCTCCTCGGTTACTGCCGTCGGA GGGAGTTGCTCTTGGTTTACGACTACATGCCCAATGGGAGCCTCGACAAATACCTCCATAACCAACCAAAGGTGACCCTCAATTGGAGGCAAAGATTCAGGGTGATCAAAGGAGTGGCATCTGGGCTGCTTTATCTGCACGAAGGGTGGGAGCAAGTGGTGATCCACAGGGATATAAAGGCGAGTAACATCTTGCTAGATGCTGAATTAAATGGAAGAATTGGAGATTTCGGTCTTGCAAGACTATACGACCATGGAACCGACCCTCAAACGACTCACGTGGTAGGAACGCTCGGTTATCTCGCCCCTGAGCACACAGAAACAGGCAAGGCCACTAGGAACACCGACGTGTATGCGTTTGGAGCGTTTTTGCTCGAGGTAGCCTGCGGGAGAAGGCCGATAGAGCTTCGGGACCCGGAGGAGGTGATATTAGTGGACTGGGTATTTTCTTGCTGGGACAGAGGTGCAATTCTCGAAGCTAGAGATCCGAGGTTGGGGGCGGAATTTGTGGAAGAAGAGATGGAGTTGGTGCTGAAACTCGGGTTGATCTGTTCCCACTCTGACCCGTTGATGAGGCCGAGCATGCGTCAACTTTTGCAGTACTTGGAGGGTGATCTTCCGATGCCCGATCTGTTGTCCATGGGCCTTTCCTCAGGCGGGTTAATGTTCGCTCATCGCGAAGGTTTTGACCATTTGGCCATGTCTTATCCGTCCTCCATGTCCAAGGCATCTACGCACTTGTCTTCTGTCGCAGAATCCCATCTCTCGGGTGGACGATGA